One Littorina saxatilis isolate snail1 linkage group LG1, US_GU_Lsax_2.0, whole genome shotgun sequence genomic window carries:
- the LOC138946049 gene encoding aldehyde dehydrogenase, mitochondrial-like, giving the protein MAALVVRSKVLSSAKNVFQHHTRCMSAAAIPQPTTNPDIKYTQCFINNEFVDAVSGKTFPTIDPSNEQTIVDVAEGAKADVDIAVKAAREAFRLGSPWRTMDASNRGRLLYKLADLIERDRQYLASLETKDSGKVYSQAFNADLALTIKCYRYYAGWADKNHGKTLHIDGDFFAYTRHEPVGVCGQIIPWNFPLLMQAWKFGPALAMGNTVVMKLAEQTPLTGLYVAKLTEEAGFPPGVVNVIPGFGPTAGAAIASHIGVDKVAFTGSTEIGQLIPVMAAQSNLKRVTLELGGKSPLVVLSDADMDHAIEQAHFGLFFNQGQCCCAGSRVFVEESIYDEFVERSAARANQRSVGDPFSSVEQGPQVDDVQFKKILSLIQSGKKEGAKLVAGGNRAGDKGYFIQPTVFADVGDDMRIAKEEIFGPVMQILKFKNTEEFIERAHKTIYGLAASVFTKDLEKAVYLSNSLRAGTVWVNCFDVFDASAPFGGYQMSGNGRELGEYGLEAYTEVKTVTIKVPQKNS; this is encoded by the exons ATGGCTGCCTTGGTAGTGAGGTCGAAAGTGTTGTCGTCTGCGAAAAATGTTTTCCAGCATCACACCCGCTGCATGTCAGCTGCTGCGATTCCACAGCCAACCACGAATCCTGACATAAAGTACACCCAG TGCTTCATCAACAATGAGTTTGTGGATGCTGTCAGTGGCAAGACTTTTCCCACCATAGACCCCAGCAATGAGCAAACCATCGTGGATGTGGCAGAGGGAGCTAAG GCTGATGTGGACATTGCGGTCAAAGCAGCGCGAGAGGCCTTTCGACTGGGGTCACCTTGGCGCACCATGGATGCTTCAAACCGAGGGAGGCTCCTCTACAAGCTGGCTGACCTCATCGAGAGGGACCGACAGTATCTGGCT tCGTTGGAGACCAAAGACAGCGGCAAGGTGTATTCACAGGCCTTCAATGCCGACCTGGCCTTGACCATCAAATGTTACAG ATACTATGCTGGATGGgctgacaaaaaccatggaaAAACTCTTCACATCG ATGGTGACTTCTTTGCATACACCCGTCACGAACCAGTTGGAGTGTGCGGGCAAATCATTCCG TGGAACTTCCCCCTGTTGATGCAAGCGTGGAAGTTTGGCCCGGCCCTGGCTATGGGAAACACCGTCGTGATGAAGCTGGCTGAACAGACGCCCCTCACTGGCCTCTATGTCGCTAAGCTCACAGAGGAG GCTGGCTTTCCACCTGGAGTGGTCAACGTGATCCCAGGTTTCGGTCCCACTGCCGGCGCTGCCATCGCTTCCCACATCGGTGTGGACAAAGTGGCCTTCACTGGATCCACTGAG ATTGGGCAGCTGATTCCGGTGATGGCGGCACAGAGCAACCTGAAGAGAGTGACGCTGGAGCTGGGCGGCAAGAGTCCCCTGGTGGTGCTGTCCGATGCCGACA TGGACCACGCCATTGAGCAGGCTCACTTTGGCCtgttcttcaaccaaggccagtgtTGCTGTGCCGGTAGCCGTGTCTTTGTGGAGGAGAGCATCTATGACGAGTTTGTGGAGCGCAGCGCAGCGAGGGCCAATCAGAGGAGTGTGGGCGATCCTTTCTCCTCTGTGGAACAGGGACCTCAG GTGGACGATGTTCAGTTCAAGAAGATCCTGTCGCTTATCCAGAGCggtaaaaaggagggagccaAACTGGTTGCCGGGGGCAACAGGGCAGGGGACAAGGGCTACTTCATCCAGCCCACAGTCTTTGCTGATGTCGGTGACGACATGCGCATTGCCAAAGAAGAG ATCTTTGGACCGGTGATGCAGATCCTGAAGTTCAAGAATACAGAGGAGTTCATCGAGCGTGCCCACAAGACAATCTACGGGCTTGCTGCGTCAGTCTTCACCAAAGACCTGGAGAAAGCGGTGTACCTGTCCAACAGTCTGCGAGCTGGCACTGTCTG GGTGAACTGCTTCGACGTGTTTGATGCCAGCGCTCCGTTCGGTGGGTACCAGATGTCTGGCAACGGCCGGGAGCTGGGAGAGTATGGATTGGAGGCCTACACTGAAGTTAAAACC GTTACAATCAAGGTTCCACAGAAGAACTCCTAA